The nucleotide sequence CATATTCCTTAATTATTAATTATTGTATTTCTATGCCCATGTTCTTGGCTGTGCCCTCAATAGTCTTCATCGCCTGTTCAATGTTATCAGTGTTTAAGTCAGGCATTTTTTGAAGGGCAACTTTCCTAACCTGCTCTTTCGTCATCTTAGCAACCTTCTTCTTATTAGGAGCGCCGGAACCCTTCTCTATACCAATTTCTTTCTTAATGAGCTGAGAGGCAGGTGGCTGCTTCAAAATAAAACTATAAGTCCTATCAGTGAAAACAGTAATCTCCACCGGAATTTTAAATCCAGAGGAAGCTTTTGTAGCCTCGTTAAATTTTTGAATAAACTCGCCGATATTTACCCCATGTTGAGCCAATGC is from Candidatus Nealsonbacteria bacterium CG07_land_8_20_14_0_80_39_13 and encodes:
- the rplK gene encoding 50S ribosomal protein L11, with amino-acid sequence MAKAIKAIIKLQIPAGSATPAPPVGPALAQHGVNIGEFIQKFNEATKASSGFKIPVEITVFTDRTYSFILKQPPASQLIKKEIGIEKGSGAPNKKKVAKMTKEQVRKVALQKMPDLNTDNIEQAMKTIEGTAKNMGIEIQ